In Desulfopila inferna, the following are encoded in one genomic region:
- a CDS encoding 1,4-dihydroxy-6-naphthoate synthase: protein MDAVSLGFSPCPNDTFIFHALVHGLVDTDILFHPPLLEDVETLNSRAMNGELDVTKLSFHALGHVLDDYCLLQAGSALGRGCGPLLIASGPVDLSQGAALKIAIPGKWTTASLLFRMFAPQCTSLVEMRFEQIMEEVAAGSVDAGVIIHESRFTYREKGLMCLQDLGQWWEKISGRAIPLGCIAAKRSLGMKKIEKINQAIRQSLVQAYEHPGKSLPYIRQHSQEIDEKVVQEHIGLYVNTYSLELGDEGLEAVETFLARGRQAGILPQNNMPLTMIE, encoded by the coding sequence ATGGATGCAGTCAGCCTGGGGTTTTCCCCATGTCCCAATGACACCTTCATCTTTCATGCGCTGGTGCACGGACTTGTTGATACCGATATACTCTTTCATCCCCCTCTTCTTGAGGACGTGGAAACCCTGAACAGCCGTGCCATGAACGGAGAACTCGATGTCACCAAACTCTCCTTTCATGCGCTGGGCCATGTCCTGGATGATTATTGCCTGCTTCAGGCGGGTAGCGCCCTGGGCAGAGGCTGTGGACCCCTTCTTATCGCTTCCGGCCCGGTTGACCTCTCTCAAGGAGCTGCACTGAAAATTGCAATACCGGGTAAATGGACTACTGCTTCGCTGCTTTTCCGGATGTTTGCTCCGCAATGCACTTCGCTGGTTGAAATGAGGTTTGAGCAAATTATGGAAGAGGTTGCCGCGGGCAGCGTAGATGCCGGAGTGATAATCCATGAAAGCAGATTCACCTATAGGGAAAAGGGATTGATGTGCCTGCAGGATCTCGGCCAATGGTGGGAGAAAATTTCGGGGCGTGCCATTCCTCTGGGTTGTATCGCCGCCAAACGGAGTCTTGGCATGAAGAAGATTGAAAAGATAAACCAGGCAATCAGGCAAAGTCTGGTGCAGGCCTATGAACATCCGGGTAAATCTCTCCCCTATATCCGTCAGCATTCCCAGGAAATCGATGAAAAGGTAGTGCAGGAGCATATTGGATTATATGTAAATACATATTCGCTGGAACTGGGTGACGAGGGTCTGGAAGCTGTAGAGACCTTTTTGGCGCGGGGAAGACAGGCGGGGATTCTGCCGCAGAATAATATGCCGTTAACAATGATTGAATAA
- a CDS encoding ABC transporter permease subunit, translated as MFSYIIRKLGVIIPTFFGVTLVAFIFIRLLPGDPVLLMAGERGMSEERHAMLMAEFGYDKPVIIQYGNYLVDLFSGDFGTSIITRQPVLKEFFTLFPATMELSFCAIFLAVFLGLPAGMIAATKRGSFFDHTVMTGALTGYSMPIFWWGLLLIILFSGILGWTPVSGRISLFYYVEAVTGFMLIDSLLSGQEGAFISALSHLILPSIVLATIPLAVIARQTRSAMLEVLSEDYVRTARAKGLGPGRVIGLHALRNAMIPVITVIGLQVGVLFAGAILTETIFSWPGIGKWMVDSIFRRDYPSVQGGLLLIAAIVMIVNLVVDLLYGLINPQIRHTD; from the coding sequence ATGTTCTCTTATATAATTAGAAAATTAGGCGTAATTATACCGACCTTTTTCGGCGTAACGCTGGTCGCTTTTATTTTTATACGACTGCTGCCCGGCGATCCCGTGCTGTTGATGGCGGGGGAGCGCGGCATGTCGGAAGAGCGCCATGCCATGCTGATGGCGGAATTCGGTTATGACAAACCGGTTATTATCCAGTACGGCAACTATCTTGTTGATCTGTTTTCCGGAGATTTCGGCACGTCCATCATTACCCGGCAACCGGTTTTAAAGGAATTTTTCACACTATTTCCAGCCACTATGGAACTTTCCTTCTGCGCCATTTTTCTGGCGGTCTTTCTGGGATTGCCGGCCGGCATGATTGCTGCAACCAAAAGAGGATCGTTCTTTGATCATACGGTTATGACGGGTGCATTGACCGGATATTCGATGCCCATATTCTGGTGGGGGCTGCTGCTTATCATTTTATTCTCCGGAATTTTAGGATGGACTCCTGTCTCCGGCAGAATTTCGCTTTTTTACTATGTTGAAGCAGTGACCGGGTTCATGCTTATTGACTCTCTGCTTTCCGGGCAGGAGGGAGCATTTATCTCGGCGCTTTCCCACTTGATCCTGCCCTCCATTGTCCTGGCAACTATCCCTCTGGCCGTGATAGCACGGCAGACCAGATCGGCAATGCTCGAGGTGCTCAGCGAAGACTACGTCCGTACGGCCAGAGCCAAAGGTCTGGGGCCCGGACGGGTAATCGGGTTGCATGCACTGCGCAATGCCATGATCCCTGTAATTACGGTGATCGGATTACAGGTAGGGGTGCTTTTTGCCGGGGCCATTCTTACCGAAACTATTTTTTCCTGGCCCGGCATCGGCAAGTGGATGGTCGATTCCATCTTTAGACGCGATTATCCTTCGGTGCAGGGGGGACTGTTGCTTATCGCCGCCATTGTCATGATTGTCAATCTGGTGGTCGATTTGCTCTACGGCCTCATCAACCCACAAATCAGACATACGGATTAA
- a CDS encoding ABC transporter substrate-binding protein, giving the protein MTMGAIGAQGKTLVYCSEGSPEGFNPAFYTAGTTFDATSRQIFNKLVEFERGTTKIGPGLAESWEISEDGTKYTFHLRKGVKFHTTKEFTPSRDFNADDVVFSFMRQLDPDHPFHKVSAGSYEYFNSMSMQDLLQEVNKVDDYTVEFILSRPEAPMIANLGMDFASIHSKEYADAMMAAGTPEVIDNKPVGTGPFQLVVYQKDAVIRYKAHPEYWAGKAAIDDLVFAITPDASVRYQKLKAGECHVMPYPNPGDVAAMQKDAEIKVLEQEGLNVGYLAYNTQMAPFDNVKVRKALNKAINKQAIIDVIFQGAGKIAKNPIPPTIWSYNEAVEDDTYEPEVAKKMLEEEGVTDLNMKVWAMPVQRPYNPNARRMAELIQSDMAQIGVDVEIVSYEWGEYLKRSKDLDRDGAVLLGWTGDNGDPDNFLAVLLGCDGVEAANRAQWCHQPFEDLIQKAKVVSDIDERTKLYEEAQVVFKEQAPWATIAHSVVFKPVRNEVVDFKIDPFGGHIFYGVDLK; this is encoded by the coding sequence ATGACCATGGGGGCCATCGGAGCGCAGGGCAAGACCCTGGTCTACTGTTCCGAGGGCAGCCCGGAAGGATTTAACCCGGCATTTTATACTGCCGGAACTACCTTTGATGCAACCTCCAGGCAAATTTTCAACAAGCTGGTGGAATTTGAAAGAGGAACAACCAAGATCGGTCCGGGTCTCGCCGAGAGTTGGGAGATTTCTGAAGACGGAACAAAGTATACCTTCCATCTGCGCAAAGGCGTGAAGTTTCATACCACCAAAGAATTTACTCCCAGCCGTGATTTCAATGCCGACGATGTCGTCTTCAGCTTCATGCGGCAGCTTGATCCCGATCACCCATTTCATAAGGTGTCAGCCGGCAGCTACGAATACTTTAACAGTATGTCGATGCAGGATCTTCTCCAGGAAGTCAATAAGGTAGATGATTATACAGTTGAGTTCATTCTCAGCAGACCGGAAGCCCCGATGATTGCCAATCTGGGCATGGATTTTGCCTCCATCCATTCCAAGGAATATGCCGATGCCATGATGGCAGCCGGAACGCCCGAAGTAATCGATAATAAACCGGTCGGTACCGGTCCTTTCCAACTGGTAGTTTATCAGAAAGACGCGGTTATCCGTTACAAGGCTCATCCTGAGTACTGGGCCGGAAAGGCTGCTATCGATGACCTTGTCTTTGCTATTACCCCCGACGCCTCGGTACGTTACCAGAAACTTAAAGCCGGGGAATGTCATGTAATGCCGTATCCCAATCCGGGTGATGTTGCAGCCATGCAAAAGGATGCGGAAATCAAGGTCCTTGAGCAGGAAGGCCTCAATGTCGGTTATCTCGCCTACAATACTCAAATGGCACCTTTTGATAATGTCAAGGTGCGCAAAGCTCTGAACAAGGCGATCAATAAGCAGGCGATAATTGACGTCATCTTCCAGGGCGCCGGCAAGATAGCCAAAAATCCTATTCCGCCGACCATCTGGTCCTATAATGAAGCGGTCGAGGATGACACCTACGAACCGGAAGTAGCCAAGAAGATGCTGGAAGAGGAAGGCGTCACCGATTTAAATATGAAAGTATGGGCTATGCCGGTGCAACGCCCATATAACCCCAATGCCCGTCGGATGGCGGAATTGATTCAGTCGGACATGGCGCAAATCGGTGTCGATGTCGAGATCGTTTCCTATGAATGGGGTGAATATCTCAAGCGCTCCAAAGACTTGGATCGTGATGGTGCGGTACTTTTGGGCTGGACCGGCGACAATGGAGATCCGGACAACTTTCTTGCCGTACTTCTCGGCTGTGACGGCGTCGAAGCCGCTAACCGCGCCCAGTGGTGCCATCAGCCCTTCGAAGACCTGATCCAGAAGGCCAAAGTGGTTTCCGATATCGACGAACGGACCAAGCTGTATGAAGAAGCGCAGGTTGTATTCAAGGAGCAGGCTCCATGGGCTACAATTGCCCACTCTGTTGTTTTCAAACCTGTTCGCAACGAGGTTGTCGATTTTAAAATCGATCCTTTCGGCGGACATATCTTCTATGGTGTAGATCTGAAGTAA
- the queA gene encoding tRNA preQ1(34) S-adenosylmethionine ribosyltransferase-isomerase QueA, producing the protein MQDDFLLESYDYSLPAQNIAQQPSPQRDGSRLLILDRKTGHIDHKQFSEITAFFNQGDILVVNDTKVFPARLQGRKESGGKAEVFLLELPQERTSTPLSSTCRCAEADALIKSSKRPARGSKILINDMLSCTIIDHLENGRMRIALNFPAQSELMDVLLQYGSVPLPPYIERPSGSTKNDRNRYQTVYADSIGAVAAPTAGLHFTMPILAELKEKGVEIVSLTLHVGYGTFAPVRMESIRDHLIHREYVSITEETAGRINKTKENGGKVWAVGTTTVRALEFSSGGRGRVQKTSDWCDLYITPGFKFTVIDNLITNFHLPKSSLLFLVSALCGREKLLESYGEAIARDYRFYSYGDAMAILS; encoded by the coding sequence ATGCAAGATGATTTCCTACTCGAATCCTATGATTATTCCCTGCCTGCGCAGAACATCGCCCAGCAGCCATCCCCACAAAGAGACGGATCCAGGCTCCTGATTCTCGATAGGAAGACCGGACACATTGACCACAAACAGTTTTCAGAAATCACCGCCTTTTTCAACCAAGGCGACATTTTGGTGGTGAACGACACCAAGGTCTTTCCTGCCCGCCTGCAGGGCAGAAAGGAGAGCGGAGGCAAGGCAGAAGTCTTTCTTCTTGAACTGCCGCAGGAAAGGACATCGACACCACTCTCTTCAACCTGCCGCTGCGCCGAGGCTGATGCCCTTATAAAAAGCTCGAAGCGGCCGGCCAGGGGTTCAAAAATCCTTATCAATGACATGCTGAGCTGCACCATTATCGATCATCTGGAAAACGGCAGGATGCGCATTGCTCTGAATTTTCCGGCACAATCGGAGCTGATGGATGTCCTCCTGCAGTACGGCTCCGTTCCTTTGCCGCCATATATTGAAAGGCCTTCAGGTTCTACAAAGAATGACCGTAACCGCTATCAGACGGTGTATGCCGATTCCATCGGAGCCGTGGCCGCACCAACTGCAGGTTTACATTTCACAATGCCTATCCTTGCCGAACTCAAGGAGAAAGGCGTAGAAATAGTGTCCCTGACTCTGCACGTCGGATATGGCACTTTTGCCCCCGTGCGCATGGAATCCATCAGAGACCACCTCATTCACAGGGAATATGTCTCCATAACGGAGGAGACAGCCGGGCGAATAAATAAGACAAAAGAAAACGGCGGCAAAGTGTGGGCGGTGGGAACGACAACCGTCAGGGCTCTTGAGTTTTCCAGCGGCGGTAGAGGTAGAGTGCAAAAGACCTCCGACTGGTGCGATCTTTACATTACCCCGGGCTTTAAGTTCACGGTGATAGACAATCTTATCACCAACTTCCATCTCCCCAAGTCATCGCTTCTCTTTCTGGTTTCCGCATTATGCGGCAGAGAGAAGCTTCTGGAATCCTATGGGGAGGCCATTGCCCGCGACTACAGGTTTTATTCCTATGGCGACGCAATGGCCATTCTTTCCTGA
- a CDS encoding FmdB family zinc ribbon protein codes for MPVYEYECSKCEKVFEVQQRIADDPIKTCPDCQGEVKKLVSMSSFQLKGGGWYADGYASATANSSKATEKAPAACDTGGGCKGCPAAAASS; via the coding sequence ATGCCGGTATATGAATATGAATGCAGCAAATGTGAAAAAGTTTTCGAAGTACAACAGAGAATTGCAGATGATCCGATAAAAACCTGTCCCGACTGTCAGGGAGAAGTTAAAAAACTCGTGTCCATGAGTTCTTTCCAGTTGAAAGGTGGCGGATGGTATGCCGACGGTTATGCATCAGCCACAGCCAACAGCAGCAAAGCAACTGAAAAAGCGCCTGCTGCATGTGATACTGGAGGAGGATGTAAGGGCTGTCCCGCTGCCGCCGCTTCCAGTTGA
- the mobA gene encoding molybdenum cofactor guanylyltransferase yields the protein MRTPHAEKRNMTPVVTLSGGDPERKATLLHDLLKNLEKRLIRALLVSTDEGTAGILHRVPAACCSDILFLAECGIPSCTGDHAVHSMVTSRYGDYDLILLSRKEQPGSDKTEVLTGPTGQEHLMLSHRLGDECAALVHGIQTLLDQWTASTPVWGCVLIGGHSSRMGRPKHLITNSEGITWAEILCTRLAEHTQEVVLAGRGEIPPSLVHVPRLADIPEAKGPLAGILAAMRWNPRVSWIVSACDMPLVETEGLQWLLHTRKPGVWGAVPRRWRSDRFEPLLAHYDFRSRYLFEMMLQQGKSRISEICDHAKILTPELPRNLAGSWRNCNTPEDLVRLAADQ from the coding sequence ATGCGTACACCGCATGCTGAAAAAAGAAATATGACGCCTGTCGTGACCCTGTCGGGTGGGGATCCGGAGAGAAAAGCTACGCTCCTGCATGATCTGCTGAAGAACCTTGAAAAAAGACTTATCAGGGCTCTGCTCGTTTCCACAGATGAGGGAACGGCAGGTATATTACATAGAGTACCTGCCGCATGCTGCTCTGATATTCTTTTTTTAGCGGAGTGCGGTATACCAAGCTGTACCGGAGATCATGCCGTTCATTCCATGGTTACATCCCGCTATGGTGATTACGATCTCATTTTACTTTCAAGAAAAGAACAACCCGGTTCAGATAAAACCGAGGTGCTGACGGGCCCGACTGGGCAGGAACACCTGATGCTAAGTCACCGCCTTGGCGATGAGTGCGCTGCGCTTGTCCATGGTATTCAAACCCTGCTCGATCAGTGGACAGCGTCAACTCCTGTATGGGGCTGTGTCCTCATAGGAGGACACAGCTCAAGAATGGGACGGCCGAAGCACTTAATTACCAATAGTGAAGGGATCACCTGGGCGGAGATACTGTGTACCCGGCTGGCGGAGCATACCCAAGAGGTTGTTCTTGCGGGCAGGGGAGAGATTCCCCCTTCACTTGTGCATGTACCAAGACTGGCGGACATTCCTGAAGCCAAAGGACCACTTGCCGGCATACTAGCAGCTATGCGCTGGAATCCACGAGTTTCCTGGATTGTCTCCGCCTGCGATATGCCGCTGGTCGAGACGGAAGGTCTGCAGTGGCTGCTGCATACTCGCAAACCGGGAGTGTGGGGAGCCGTGCCGCGTCGTTGGCGGTCGGATCGCTTCGAGCCGCTGCTGGCCCATTATGATTTTCGCAGCAGGTACCTTTTTGAGATGATGCTGCAACAGGGCAAATCCAGGATCAGCGAAATTTGCGATCATGCTAAAATTTTAACCCCTGAGTTGCCGCGGAATCTGGCTGGTTCCTGGCGTAACTGCAACACGCCGGAGGATTTGGTCCGACTGGCTGCCGATCAATAA
- a CDS encoding RiPP maturation radical SAM C-methyltransferase produces the protein MRISFSSPHRKAPKSSTSKMAVSDTSSTIALISMPWSLFNRPSVQLGALKAYIENNSDIAVDCFHPYLSTAKHIGTDIYTYLSKNSWSGEAIYAAILFPERREQAARLFHRSCADNPEIAGKFDAIYNSLENQLNEWTRSTEFKGYRLLGFSVCFSQLFASLAAAVRIKEITPATPVVFGGSSCVGNMGDSMSRAFSQIDYVIKGEGEKKLLNLCRALEKGNAPPSQTSVAAADGKTNAIADLNTLPTPDYHPYFNELEHVFPGKPFSPVLPIEFSRGCWWRHCTFCNLNLQWHGYRRKSAAKMSSEVKQLHDRLHSLDFTFCDNALPVSETDIFFSTIRKWDIDLHFFAEIRAIKDPQKLSLYRSGGLTTVQVGIESFSNSLLAKMNKGTTVIENLAVMKHCAENSITLDGNLIVEFPGSSEQEAAETLANLEYALPFHPLSAATFFLGSGSAIDINPSEFSIRAVTAHAHYNELFPSAIMEKMDLLIKDYRGDKSIQRMRWQPVREMIRKWQDVHKKRCKDSPLLSYRDGGSFLVIRQVRSEEAPLLHRLRGKSRKIYLFCRVIRNLDEITRQFPELPRKTLLNFFDDLSKKQLLYQENKQFLALAIRSH, from the coding sequence ATGAGGATTTCTTTCAGTTCACCCCACCGGAAGGCACCGAAATCATCCACCAGTAAGATGGCCGTCAGCGACACATCCTCGACTATAGCCCTGATCTCCATGCCCTGGTCCTTATTTAACCGACCATCCGTGCAACTGGGGGCGCTGAAGGCCTATATTGAAAATAACAGCGATATCGCTGTTGACTGTTTTCATCCCTATCTCTCCACTGCCAAACATATTGGAACTGATATCTATACCTATCTTTCTAAAAACAGCTGGTCAGGTGAAGCCATCTATGCCGCCATTCTTTTTCCGGAAAGGCGCGAGCAGGCCGCCAGGCTTTTCCACAGGAGCTGTGCAGACAATCCCGAAATCGCCGGGAAGTTCGATGCCATTTACAATTCACTGGAGAACCAGCTGAATGAATGGACCAGATCAACCGAATTTAAGGGTTACCGGCTCCTCGGCTTCAGTGTCTGCTTCAGTCAGCTCTTCGCTTCCCTGGCGGCGGCAGTCAGGATCAAAGAGATAACACCTGCTACTCCTGTGGTCTTCGGAGGTTCCTCCTGCGTCGGCAATATGGGAGATTCGATGAGCCGTGCTTTTTCTCAGATAGACTATGTCATCAAAGGAGAAGGCGAAAAGAAACTTCTGAATCTTTGTCGTGCCTTGGAAAAAGGCAATGCACCGCCTTCGCAGACGAGTGTTGCGGCAGCCGACGGAAAAACCAATGCCATCGCTGATTTGAATACCTTGCCAACACCTGATTACCATCCCTATTTTAATGAACTTGAACATGTCTTTCCCGGCAAACCCTTCAGTCCGGTGCTGCCGATAGAATTCTCCAGAGGGTGCTGGTGGCGGCACTGCACTTTCTGCAATCTCAACCTGCAATGGCATGGCTATCGTCGTAAATCTGCAGCTAAAATGAGCTCTGAGGTAAAGCAGCTGCATGACCGGCTCCACTCTCTTGATTTTACTTTCTGCGACAATGCCCTGCCTGTTTCGGAAACTGATATATTTTTTTCCACCATTCGGAAATGGGATATCGATCTGCATTTTTTTGCCGAGATTCGAGCGATTAAGGATCCGCAAAAACTTTCACTGTATCGCAGCGGCGGACTTACCACGGTCCAGGTGGGAATCGAATCTTTTTCCAACTCCCTGCTGGCGAAAATGAACAAGGGTACCACGGTTATCGAGAATCTGGCAGTGATGAAGCACTGTGCGGAAAACTCAATAACCCTGGATGGTAATCTGATCGTTGAATTTCCGGGTTCATCAGAACAAGAAGCAGCTGAGACCCTTGCAAATCTTGAGTACGCCCTACCCTTTCACCCACTTTCCGCAGCGACGTTTTTTCTGGGCTCGGGCTCTGCTATAGACATAAATCCCTCGGAATTCTCCATCCGTGCCGTAACTGCACATGCCCATTACAACGAGCTCTTTCCTTCAGCGATAATGGAGAAAATGGATCTGCTTATAAAAGATTATCGTGGTGATAAATCAATTCAGCGCATGCGGTGGCAACCGGTGCGGGAGATGATCCGGAAATGGCAGGATGTCCACAAAAAACGCTGTAAAGATTCCCCTCTCTTAAGTTACCGGGATGGAGGCTCGTTTCTTGTCATCAGGCAGGTTCGTTCCGAGGAAGCGCCACTGCTCCACCGACTGCGGGGAAAGTCCCGCAAGATTTATCTTTTCTGCCGAGTGATACGAAATTTAGATGAAATTACCCGGCAGTTTCCGGAACTGCCGCGGAAAACCCTCTTGAATTTTTTCGATGACCTCAGTAAAAAACAGCTTCTTTATCAGGAAAATAAACAATTTCTGGCTCTTGCGATTCGCTCGCATTAG
- the murI gene encoding glutamate racemase, translating to MIGIFDSGIGGLTVARAIESLLPNRSLLYFGDTARTPYGTKSAEVIIDYSLRNAEFLLENGAKLIVIGCNSASSVATNSLRAEFDVPVLEVIGPAAAKAVAVSVSGRIGIIGTRATINSGIYEQSIGSLNPDYKVFSVPCPLLVPLVEEGWTTRQETKMIIRRYLHPLKDKRIDTLILGCTHYPMLKPLIQARSGKRVTLIDSSVEVAYSLRDQLLSLPDSPEEKGIVEHRIYLSDITESARVIASTIFGRPVELLSP from the coding sequence ATGATAGGAATATTTGACTCCGGCATAGGAGGGTTGACGGTAGCCCGGGCAATAGAATCATTATTGCCGAACCGTTCGCTTCTCTACTTCGGTGACACCGCCAGAACACCCTACGGAACAAAAAGCGCGGAAGTCATCATTGACTATTCCCTGCGCAATGCTGAATTTCTTCTTGAAAACGGGGCAAAGCTCATTGTTATCGGCTGCAACTCCGCTTCAAGTGTCGCTACAAATAGCCTGCGAGCTGAATTTGATGTTCCTGTGCTCGAGGTCATCGGACCGGCAGCGGCAAAAGCCGTGGCTGTCTCCGTTTCAGGCAGGATTGGCATCATAGGTACGCGGGCCACTATTAACAGCGGTATATACGAGCAAAGCATCGGCAGTTTGAATCCCGACTACAAAGTATTTTCAGTTCCCTGCCCTCTGCTTGTGCCCCTCGTTGAAGAAGGATGGACCACCAGACAGGAGACCAAGATGATCATTCGCCGTTATCTCCATCCACTTAAGGATAAACGGATCGACACTCTTATTCTGGGATGCACGCATTATCCGATGCTCAAGCCCCTGATTCAGGCGCGCTCTGGTAAAAGGGTCACCCTCATCGACTCCTCTGTCGAGGTTGCGTATTCCCTGCGGGATCAACTTTTGTCCTTACCGGATTCTCCGGAAGAGAAAGGTATTGTGGAACACCGCATATATCTCTCGGATATTACCGAATCCGCCCGTGTAATCGCCTCAACAATATTCGGCCGCCCCGTGGAATTGTTATCACCATGA
- the mqnB gene encoding futalosine hydrolase: MIIKTQLSRKKRRKPGTDRITMILAVAATDFEMAPFLAARDEALCTSLVCGAGPVESCLQLTRFLEKNGDAVSLVFNFGVAGAYRDGRHGPALLDICLATTEVFGDLGICFPRRIDDLPRELTGNTHFQLDRSIRERTSALLVENGINPFAGNFITVSCASGTSRRGEMLRRKYHGLCENMEGAAIARVCVDFEIPLLQVRCISNYVEDRDTTRWRLRQACENSGKTAALLVRELR; encoded by the coding sequence TTGATAATTAAGACCCAGCTAAGCAGAAAAAAGAGGCGAAAGCCAGGGACCGACCGTATTACCATGATACTTGCCGTTGCTGCAACTGATTTCGAAATGGCACCTTTCCTCGCTGCCCGGGATGAGGCTCTCTGTACCAGCCTGGTCTGCGGGGCAGGGCCTGTGGAAAGCTGCCTGCAGCTTACCCGATTTCTGGAGAAAAACGGAGATGCTGTCTCTCTTGTCTTCAACTTTGGGGTGGCTGGCGCCTACAGGGACGGCCGGCATGGACCTGCCCTTCTTGATATTTGTCTCGCCACAACGGAGGTTTTCGGAGATCTGGGCATATGTTTTCCTCGAAGGATAGATGACTTGCCGCGGGAGTTAACCGGTAATACACATTTTCAACTGGACCGGAGCATACGGGAACGTACCTCAGCGCTATTGGTAGAAAATGGAATAAATCCCTTTGCGGGTAATTTTATTACCGTAAGCTGTGCCAGTGGCACATCCCGGCGGGGGGAGATGCTGCGCCGCAAATACCATGGTCTCTGCGAAAATATGGAGGGTGCGGCCATTGCCCGTGTTTGTGTCGATTTTGAGATACCCCTGCTGCAGGTAAGGTGTATTTCCAATTATGTCGAAGATAGAGATACTACGCGATGGCGTCTTCGACAGGCTTGTGAAAATAGCGGCAAGACCGCGGCGTTATTAGTAAGGGAGTTACGTTAA
- a CDS encoding LolA family protein — protein MFFFKKIIGLKVVIQLSWVCFFFSCMSLVWMPSALSATEDEKPLQIAQQLAEHLSSLDSLSFTFTQRTMGQMSGRPRQASGQAYFAKTDEGAKVRWNYQTPDSQVILSDGTTLIMYFSNLNQMIVAPADTLQQDITYSFFTGQSDLHHDFIVKEGPELEETSEINDYASILLVPRETRSQIKDIRLWFLDTTQIKRIEIRDTFDTVTLLNLSNIKENSLTASGKLIDEDFFQFTPPEGTEIIHQ, from the coding sequence TTGTTTTTTTTCAAGAAAATAATCGGTCTAAAGGTTGTTATCCAGCTCAGCTGGGTCTGTTTCTTCTTCTCTTGTATGTCACTCGTCTGGATGCCTTCCGCCCTTTCCGCAACAGAGGATGAGAAACCGCTGCAAATCGCACAGCAATTGGCTGAACACCTCAGTTCCCTCGACAGCCTGAGCTTCACCTTCACTCAGCGCACCATGGGACAAATGAGCGGTCGCCCCCGCCAGGCCAGTGGACAGGCTTACTTTGCCAAGACCGATGAAGGTGCAAAAGTGCGCTGGAATTACCAGACCCCCGATAGCCAGGTAATACTGAGCGATGGTACCACTCTGATCATGTATTTTTCAAACCTCAACCAGATGATTGTTGCCCCTGCAGATACCCTGCAGCAGGATATAACCTATTCCTTTTTCACCGGACAAAGCGATCTGCACCATGACTTTATCGTCAAGGAAGGACCCGAGCTTGAGGAGACCTCGGAGATAAACGATTATGCGTCAATACTGCTCGTTCCCCGGGAAACCAGGTCGCAGATCAAGGATATTCGCCTGTGGTTTTTGGATACTACTCAAATTAAGCGGATTGAAATCAGGGACACTTTCGATACCGTCACCCTGCTGAATCTCAGCAATATCAAAGAAAACAGTCTCACCGCAAGCGGTAAGCTGATTGATGAGGATTTCTTTCAGTTCACCCCACCGGAAGGCACCGAAATCATCCACCAGTAA